The DNA segment GATCACTAAGCCCCAGTTATTCAGGGTGCCCGTGTCCGCGCCCGCATTGTCGTCAACAGATAATGACCAAGTACCACGGGCATTTTCACCGTCAAACGCGCTTAAATCCCAGCTCTTAACGATGTTGTCGGCGCTGCCGCCCTCACGGTTATGCAGAACCACTTCGGTGCCCGCTGGAGAGGTTAACACAACACGTAAATCACCAATCCAAGTGTGGCTGATATTCACATCGGCGGTCACACCAAAAATCTGCACATCATCGGCAACGTCGATAGTGCTTACCACGCCATTTGTGTTGTTATCAGGGATAGCAACAGCGTTTTCATTGCCATAGCTAAAGTCATTTAATCCCTGTGGGAACACATTCAGTGCAACGACTTTAGACTTTTCAATGGTGCCATCGGTACCTGTTACTGTAATGCTGTAATCACCCCAAGCTGTTTGCGCCGTTGTCGCTACATCTAAGGTAAATGAACCACCAGCTGCAACTGTTGAGGCTGATAAGGATACGCCTTCAAGCGCTGGAGACACGGCTACGCTAAGCGCCACATCACCTTCCCACCCTGCCACACTACCGACAGTAAAGTTATAACTAGCCGTGTTACCCGCTTCGACCGATTGCGATGCTGGCGATACGGTAAACTTATAGCTAGGGGATGGGTTTGCCTGCTCTAAGGCATTTGCCACATTGAGGCGAGTCCCTGCTACGGTTTTACCGGTGAGGTCCGCATTCGCATCACCCGATGCCATCAGTAAGGTTTTCATTTCTACTGGTGAGAGATCGGGATTTAACGACCACACGAGTGCCGCCGCACCTGTCACATGGGGTGTCGCCATTGAGGTACCAGAATAACTGGCATAACCACCACCTGGTACTGTCGAGAGAATTGCAGTACCTGGCGCGCCCATATCGACACTGGTTAAGCCCCACTGGGAGAAATCTGACATACGGTCATTACGGTCGGTACTGGCAATAGACAACACCACATCCGAGTCGTAGCTTGAGGGATAATGTGGGCTGGCATCATTGTCCACCGCATCGTTACCCGCGGCGGCCACAAACAGAATTCCCGCTTCACCACCCGCTTCAATCGCATCTTTTAAGGCTTGGCTAAAGCTGCCACCGCCCCAAGAGTTGTTAGTGGCTTTGATATCAACGCCATGATTAACCTTAAGATCGGTAAAGTAGTCCAAACAGGCAATCGCGCCTGCGGTAGAACCATAACCATCGGCATCGAGGAACTGACAGGCGGCAATTTTAACGTCCCAGTTCACACCGACGACGCCCACACCGTTATTGCCTTTAGCGCCAATCGTGCCGGAAACATGGGTACCATGGCCGTTGCCGTCCATTGGGTTACCGTTATTATTGACCGCGCTGTAACCGTGAACATCGTCGATCACGCCGTTGCCGTCATCGTCGATACCGTTACCAGGGATCTCGCCACCATTCACCCACATGTTGGCCTGTAGATCGGGATGATTGTAATCCACCCCAGTGTCAATTACCCCAATCACCACATCCGAGCTGCCAGTGGTGATTTCCCAGGCCTCTGGCGCATCGATATCCGCATCGGCGGTGCCACCGTTTTGTCCCGTGTTATGCATGCCCCACAGGCTAGCAAAGCTTGGATCATCTGGTGTGCCTATCGCCTTGAGAATGTAGTTAGGTTCGGCATATTTCACCGCCGGATGACGGCTAATCACCTTAATCGCATCCTCAATATTGGCGCCTTTGCGCAGGGCTAAACGTGCCAGTTTGCCATTGAGTAAATGCTGGAACTTATCATCGACACCGTCCGCATTGGCATCGGTTAAGGTGCCACGAATTAAACGCTGAGCCGCCGAGCGCTCCGCTTTCGTCGCATTGTCTTTATACACCACGAGAATGGCATCTTTTTCATAAGCAGGGGCATCTTTTGCCATAGCAGGCACGGCTGACAATGTCATCGCTCCTGCAATTGCTAACGCCAGTGGTGAGAGTTTTATCGACATATTGAGCTTCCTATAGTCCTTTACGTTGAAATTCTGGAACCGCAATTACGCAGCCTCCGCTCAAAATTGATTGGATAATAGCAACGAACATCCAGCATGTTTGCCGGTAAATTGTTGCCATAATGTTTCAACTTAAAAAAGCCGCCCACAGCGAAATACGACTTAACTACTAGACCGACTTGGTAGGTTAAAAGGGAAGGCATACGGCGCATAAATAGACAATAAACTGATTTATCATAGGATTAACAAAAGTTAATCCTACCAAGCAGGCTATTACACCCAACAAATAAATACCCTTTCGGCCAATTGTCTCTCGGCCCTATGACTCGTACCTTGATGCCTGAATTGGTTGGAGTGTTTTCACCTCGGCCAAAACACCTATACATACAAGGAGTCACTTGTGCCAAGTCTATACACACGCTTTTTGGTACTGCTCATCTTGTTATGTAGTTGTCTGACGCCCAGCCAAGCGGCGGATGTCAGTGAACTGCCTATCACCCTGCAGGCGCTCATTGAGCGCTCTGGGCGCGATAACCTTATCGACCTAGTGCAGCAAGGTACGGCAAACCAAGCAATAGTGATCCAGTCGGGCAGCGATAACAGCGCCTATGTGACACAAGCGGGTAACGATAACGTTTCGCTTGTGACACAGATTGGTTCCAACAATGAAGTCCAACTACTGCAAGTCGGCACTCAAAACACTGCTTCAATCACCCAGATTGGCAATGACAATCTGGTGCAGTTGAACCAACTAGGAAGCGGCAATTTTTCGATCCAGCAGATTGCAGACGGTGCTGCAATCTCAATAACTCAATATTAAACAGGGAGAGTCCACATGAAATCACAAGCGAAAAAATCACTCATTGCGCTAGCTATTGCAACTGGCTTAAGTGGCCAAGCGTTTGCGGCCAGTCTCGTTAACGACATCAACGTCGAGCAAACTGGCCAAGGTCAAGACACCTTAGTCGCGCAAACAGGATTGATTAACGCTGCAGCAGTGACCCAAACGGGTAACGACCAAGTTGCCACCGTATTACAAGATGGTGTGTGGCATGAAGCGCAAGTTAACTCAACGGGTGATGCCAACGAAGTCACAGTGACTCAACAAACTGATTGGCATGTTGCGTCAGTTAACGTCACTGGCAATAACAACGTCGCTGAAGTGGCACAGGATGGTTTCTTCAACCAAAGCAGCAACGACATCACTGGTAGCGACAACCTGGTTTCTGTTAACCAATTAGGTGAAGTGAACGAAAGCCAAGTTGAAATCACTGGCAACGAAAACAGTGCCTTCGTAGAACAAGAAGGTGATGCCAACTTCGCCGTATTCCGCGTACAAGGCGATAATAACGATGGCGACATCAAGCAATACGGTAACAACAACCAAGCGGGTTTAATCGCACTCGACCTGACCGCAAACGTGGGTAATAACAACGACGTATCGGTTGAACAGATTGGTAACAACAACTTTGGTGCGGCTAAAGGCATCGCGGGTAACGACAACAGCATCGATATCTATCAAAAGGGTGATAGCCACACTGGCTTCGTTTACGCCTTAGCGGGTAGTGAGAACGATATCACCATGAAACAAGAAGGCAGCAACAACACTGCTTACCTTTCAATGACCACGGGTGATGACAACAGCATTGATATCGCTCAAGACGGCGACCGCAACACTGTAGGCGATACTTTAGTGGCTGACATTCAAGGTAATGACAACGATATCACTATCAAGCAACGTGGCAACAGCAACGGTGCAGAGTTCCAAGTATGGGGCGATAGCAACGACGTTGACTTAAAACAACGTGGTGACGCTAACTTCGCAACCTTTGGCGCTTACGGTACTGACAACGACTTCGACTTATCTTCTAAGGGTGATAACAACGAGCTGGTTGCCTTCGCAACAGGTGAAGACAACAGCATCGAAATCAGCCAAGAAGGTGATGTGAACTTCGCCTATGTGGATGCCGTTGGTAACGACAACGAAGTGGATGTTGAGCAAGATGGCGGACAAAACGAAACCATCATTAGCGTAACAGGTAACAACAACGCCGATGTGACTGCACTGCAACACCGTGGTGATCTGAACCTTATCGATTTAATCATCGAAGGTGATGAAAACTCAGCTCAAATCACTCAAGCGGGTAACGGTAACTGGGTAGGTGGCGATAGCGGCACTTCATTCGCTTCAAGCTCATTTGGCGTGCGTGGTGACAACAACAGCCTAATGATTACACAAACAGGCAATGACAACTTAGTTGTCGGTTCACAAGCTGGCAATAGCAACAGCATCAGCGTTAATCAAAGCGGTGATATGAACGTTGCAACTGTTGTTCAGTACTAATTTTTATCGATAGCCGTCTGCAGTAGACGGCTCAATAAAAACGGGAACATGAATTATGTTCCCGTTTTTATTTGCGTATAAAGTGCTAAAGTGAGTTAGCGCTTGTCGAATCTTGCCGATGTAAATCACCATCCCCGCTCACTCACACCTCACCTTAGCGAGCTTAAGGCTTAACTGCAAAACTCAAAATGGGTTTGATAAGTTTGCGCCCAACGTAATAGTTCAACGCGATTGCGAGACTGGGTCTTACGGAAAATAGAGGAAATATGCGCCTTCACCGTATGCTCACTGATGCAGAGTCTATGGGCAATCTCCTTATTGCGCGCCCCACTGGAGACGAACTGAATAATGGTCCTCTCTCTGGAGGTAAGCGCTTGCAACATGGCTACGGTATCGGCGGGCATCTCATTTTGCCCATCCAACTTTTGCACCACACGGCGAAACATCTTACTGAGCAAGGTTCTATCGTACCAAAGTTCGTCGGCCACCATTTTACGCAGCCCCGTTAGCATCAAATCCATCCGCTGATCTGCAAATAACAGACCGCGGATCCCCAGCAGCATGGCTGACTCTTGATCTAAAGAATTACGCTCGACTTGATACAAAGCGACGGGAACATGTGGCACAAGACGTGACGCTAAGAGTGGGATCCCTTTATTGTCTAAGGCCGCGCCCTTTTGGGCGATTAAACAGAAACTGCGCTGTCCTTTATCTAAATTTAACTCAGAAGCCTGTTTAACAATCCGTGTTTTTAACCCGATAGATTCTGCTAGTATCGCCAAATGGCAAGGCGCTGCCACTTGATGCAGAAAAACTAACTCATTGATAGTACTCAATTTACTCTTCTCCCTGAAAAGTATTTCGTCTTTATTAGTCTAATATTGAACTTAAGCGTGCAAATGCACAAAAATACAATTAATTAACATAGCCCATTTTGACTAGTTACCGCATGAATGCCATCACCCGAATGTACTAAATAATCACTCTTTTTTTATAGTAAGTTCGACTAACAGACCAAGGCTTTATCACTAAACAGTGATTAATCCTGAAGCTTATCGACGGAACAATCAGGTTACACCTTAGTCTATAAAGCTCTCAATCGAAAGTTGACACAAAAATTTAACAGAAAACAATGACGGTTTGAGGCATAAAAAATCCCCTCTAAGTGAGACTTAGAGGGGATTTTTCGGTAAGTGTTTGAGCCTAAGCCTGACCGATTAGTTTTGCGATTTGCTTATCCTGCACACGGGACAAACTGATTAGTGCGACAATGGCCCCAATCAAGGCTAAAAACATATCCGATTGGGTATCCCACACATAACCCTGAGTACCTAAAAAGGCCTCGGCGCCTTCGCCCGTCGCGGCGGCCACCCACCATTCAATCAGTTCGTAGAAGGCGCTGAAGGCCAGCACAAAGCAGGTGACGAGAAAGGCACACCAGGCTCCAGGTTTAACGGCTTGATTACGTAACATAATCTCACGGGCTAACATGGCCGGAATAAAACCTTGAGCAAAATGTCCTACCTTGTCGTAGTTGTTGCGCTCTGTCCCCATCCACTGGGCAATCGTGTCGAACAGTGGCACTTCGGCATAGGTATAGTGCGCGCCAACAAACAACACACAGCAATGCACTAGCACCAAAAAATACACTAAGGGCGTCAGCGGAAAACGCTTGCGGGTAAAAAAGAGCAAGGGCACGGCCACTAATGCGGGCAAGGCTTCAAGCCACCAAGTGAATGGATCTGCGGGTTTTATCGCCGACCATATTAAAACTGAGAGGTAAATACCGCACCAAATGATTTTGTTATTCAATGTTCCTTCCTCTTATGCGATATTGTTCTAATTCTAGAATATTAACTTTAGCCATCTAGCCCTCCACAGTGAGCAAAAAAAGTGCTACTTTGGAAGGCCAAGGTTGTCAGCATATCACACAGAACTATTTCAATTAATTAGAGGGTACCCATATCATGGCGAAACATTCGCTGGACAAGGATAAGATCAAGATCCTGTTGTTGGAAGGCGTCCACCAATCTGCGGTCGATGTATTTGAACGTGCTGGATACACCAATATCGAGTATCACAAAGCCTCCTTAGGTGATGAAGCCCTGCTCGAGTCCATCAAAGATGCTCACTTTGTTGGTATTCGTTCCCGTACCCAATTAACGGCTGAGGTATTGAAGCGTGCCGAAAAACTGATTGCGATTGGTTGTTTCTGTATCGGTACTAACCAAGTGGATCTGGCGACCGCCGAATTACTCGGTATCCCAGTATTTAACGCACCATTCTCTAATACCCGCAGCGTGGCTGAACTGGTATTAGGCGAAATCATCATGCTGATGCGCGGCATTCCTGAACGTAATGCTATCGCCCACCGTGGTGGCTGGATGAAGACGGCAGCCGGCAGTTACGAAGTCCGTGGCAAAACCTTAGGTGTGATAGGTTATGGCCATATCGGTACACAGCTCGGGATCTTGGCTGAAACCTTAGGCATGCGCGTGGTGTTTTTCGATATCGAAGACAAACTACCATTAGGCAATGCCCAGCAAATCCATTCGATGGAACAATTACTGGCACAGTCCGATGTGATCAGTTTGCACGTTCCTGAAACGGCGCAAACCAAAGATATGATCAGCACCGCCGAATTTGCGGCCATGCGTAAAGGCAGCATCTTTATCAACGCCTCACGCGGTACTGTGGTCGATATCGATGCCCTAACGGTCGCCCTTAAAGAGCGTCACCTTGCGGGTGCGGCCATCGACGTATTCCCCGTCGAGCCACAATCGAATGATGATGAATTTATCAGCCCATTACGTGGTTTAGATAACGTGCTGCTGACTCCGCACGTGGGTGGCAGTACTGCCGAAGCCCAGGAAAACATCGGTATCGAAGTTGCCGGTAAGTTAGCTAAATACTCTGACAACGGTTCGACCGTATCTGCGGTTAACTTCCCTGAAGTGTCGCTGCCAATGCACAAAGGCATTTCGCGCTTACTGCACATTCACCAAAACCGTCCTGGCGTGCTAATCAAAATCAACAAAGCCTTCTCTGAAAAAGGCATCAACATTGCCGCTCAGTACCTGCAAACCACTGCAGAAATCGGTTATGTGGTGATGGAAGTCGATACTCACCAAGCCGAAGAAGCCTTGGTTGAACTTAAGGCCATTGAAGGCACACTGCGCACCCGCGTATTGTTCTAATGCTTTAAGCACTCAGCTTGAGTGAATTTATAAGGCGCACATTTCATTCAAGATATGTGCGCCTTATGCTTTTGAGCGCCGCTTAATTCCGCTACAATCTAGCCTCTTGCATCGTCTTCATTTTCAGGATCTCCGCTATGACTATTGCAGTTTCGACACCCACTTGGGATCTGGACGCCTCCATGCCTCCACTTATGCTCGCCAACCTATCCCACCTCGGCCTCATCAAAG comes from the Shewanella mangrovisoli genome and includes:
- a CDS encoding curlin, coding for MPSLYTRFLVLLILLCSCLTPSQAADVSELPITLQALIERSGRDNLIDLVQQGTANQAIVIQSGSDNSAYVTQAGNDNVSLVTQIGSNNEVQLLQVGTQNTASITQIGNDNLVQLNQLGSGNFSIQQIADGAAISITQY
- a CDS encoding S8 family serine peptidase, which encodes MSIKLSPLALAIAGAMTLSAVPAMAKDAPAYEKDAILVVYKDNATKAERSAAQRLIRGTLTDANADGVDDKFQHLLNGKLARLALRKGANIEDAIKVISRHPAVKYAEPNYILKAIGTPDDPSFASLWGMHNTGQNGGTADADIDAPEAWEITTGSSDVVIGVIDTGVDYNHPDLQANMWVNGGEIPGNGIDDDGNGVIDDVHGYSAVNNNGNPMDGNGHGTHVSGTIGAKGNNGVGVVGVNWDVKIAACQFLDADGYGSTAGAIACLDYFTDLKVNHGVDIKATNNSWGGGSFSQALKDAIEAGGEAGILFVAAAGNDAVDNDASPHYPSSYDSDVVLSIASTDRNDRMSDFSQWGLTSVDMGAPGTAILSTVPGGGYASYSGTSMATPHVTGAAALVWSLNPDLSPVEMKTLLMASGDANADLTGKTVAGTRLNVANALEQANPSPSYKFTVSPASQSVEAGNTASYNFTVGSVAGWEGDVALSVAVSPALEGVSLSASTVAAGGSFTLDVATTAQTAWGDYSITVTGTDGTIEKSKVVALNVFPQGLNDFSYGNENAVAIPDNNTNGVVSTIDVADDVQIFGVTADVNISHTWIGDLRVVLTSPAGTEVVLHNREGGSADNIVKSWDLSAFDGENARGTWSLSVDDNAGADTGTLNNWGLVISGLGEASPAAPVAGFEYAVEGLSVAFTNTSTDANDDIVSYSWDFGDDTNSSEMNPSHVFAAAGTYRVSLTVTDAMEHSNTVTMEVQVYEHSISAAVTRALVSRRGSAMVDLTWNSALGESVALYRDGELVATTENDGNYRDRFTTTASSVTYQVCETSGSLCSAAVVAQF
- a CDS encoding DUF2238 domain-containing protein; the protein is MNNKIIWCGIYLSVLIWSAIKPADPFTWWLEALPALVAVPLLFFTRKRFPLTPLVYFLVLVHCCVLFVGAHYTYAEVPLFDTIAQWMGTERNNYDKVGHFAQGFIPAMLAREIMLRNQAVKPGAWCAFLVTCFVLAFSAFYELIEWWVAAATGEGAEAFLGTQGYVWDTQSDMFLALIGAIVALISLSRVQDKQIAKLIGQA
- a CDS encoding curlin — translated: MKSQAKKSLIALAIATGLSGQAFAASLVNDINVEQTGQGQDTLVAQTGLINAAAVTQTGNDQVATVLQDGVWHEAQVNSTGDANEVTVTQQTDWHVASVNVTGNNNVAEVAQDGFFNQSSNDITGSDNLVSVNQLGEVNESQVEITGNENSAFVEQEGDANFAVFRVQGDNNDGDIKQYGNNNQAGLIALDLTANVGNNNDVSVEQIGNNNFGAAKGIAGNDNSIDIYQKGDSHTGFVYALAGSENDITMKQEGSNNTAYLSMTTGDDNSIDIAQDGDRNTVGDTLVADIQGNDNDITIKQRGNSNGAEFQVWGDSNDVDLKQRGDANFATFGAYGTDNDFDLSSKGDNNELVAFATGEDNSIEISQEGDVNFAYVDAVGNDNEVDVEQDGGQNETIISVTGNNNADVTALQHRGDLNLIDLIIEGDENSAQITQAGNGNWVGGDSGTSFASSSFGVRGDNNSLMITQTGNDNLVVGSQAGNSNSISVNQSGDMNVATVVQY
- a CDS encoding helix-turn-helix transcriptional regulator, whose translation is MSTINELVFLHQVAAPCHLAILAESIGLKTRIVKQASELNLDKGQRSFCLIAQKGAALDNKGIPLLASRLVPHVPVALYQVERNSLDQESAMLLGIRGLLFADQRMDLMLTGLRKMVADELWYDRTLLSKMFRRVVQKLDGQNEMPADTVAMLQALTSRERTIIQFVSSGARNKEIAHRLCISEHTVKAHISSIFRKTQSRNRVELLRWAQTYQTHFEFCS
- the serA gene encoding phosphoglycerate dehydrogenase; the protein is MAKHSLDKDKIKILLLEGVHQSAVDVFERAGYTNIEYHKASLGDEALLESIKDAHFVGIRSRTQLTAEVLKRAEKLIAIGCFCIGTNQVDLATAELLGIPVFNAPFSNTRSVAELVLGEIIMLMRGIPERNAIAHRGGWMKTAAGSYEVRGKTLGVIGYGHIGTQLGILAETLGMRVVFFDIEDKLPLGNAQQIHSMEQLLAQSDVISLHVPETAQTKDMISTAEFAAMRKGSIFINASRGTVVDIDALTVALKERHLAGAAIDVFPVEPQSNDDEFISPLRGLDNVLLTPHVGGSTAEAQENIGIEVAGKLAKYSDNGSTVSAVNFPEVSLPMHKGISRLLHIHQNRPGVLIKINKAFSEKGINIAAQYLQTTAEIGYVVMEVDTHQAEEALVELKAIEGTLRTRVLF